The nucleotide window GAAACTGATGGTGGTTTTTTCCGAAATCAAATAACAGAAAATTTTTTATATGGATTGGAAACACTTGATGACTTGTCAAAAACTAATTTGCCAATCGTAAAAAAACACTTCGAGTTGGTATCTTTTTTGAAGAAAGATAAGCAAAAAATATTTGATGATTTTTCAAACATGCCGTTTGCGAGGCAACATCACGATTTCAAGCAGGACAACATCATTGGAAATCCACAAAAATTGGTTGATTGGGGATCTTCTTATGGATATGGGCCATTTTTGTTTGATCTTGCTCCTTTTTTGTTAAACAATAAAAACCAATTAGAACTATACAAATCAAAATCAGATGTCTGCAAGGGCTTTACAGACCGCCAGATAAATCGCTGGCTTTATGTCGCCGCTGTAGCAAGATATATGGAAGATTTGAGATATAGAATTAGCGATAATGGATGGAATTCGTCTAAAGAAAAATGCGAACGCTTTCTTGAGAGCGAGTATGATAATTATCAGTCATTGCTTGATAAAATATAGCTAAAATTTCAGGAGATAGATCATGAGTTCATCAGTTCCCAAAATTGAAGGACACGCTACTTTTTACGCCCATCTTCGTGCCGGAAAAGTTGACAAGGCCAGAATTATTGGCCTTGATGGAGATCGGTTTGTTGAAAAAATATTATTCGGGCGCAGCTATATGGAAGTACCAGTAATTACCTCTCGCATCTGTGGTATATGCCCCGTAATTCACAATGTTACCTCAACCAAAGCTGTGGAAAATGCTCTCGATATCAAGGTTTCCGAACAAGTAGAAACACTGCGGAAACTAATGCTCTGTGGCCAGATGGTTCAGAGCCACTCGCTTCATCTATACCTTCTGGTTCTTCCCGATTTCATGGGAATGTCTTCCTCTTTCGAGCTTCAAAAAAAGCACCCGGATATTTTTGCCGATGCAGTTGCCCTAAAATCATATGCCGATAGTATTATTGAGATAATCGGAGGCAGGGCAGTTCATCCGGTTTCGAACGTACCTGGCGGTTTCAAAAAATTTCCGGAAATTTCTGAATTACGGAAATTACTGGAAGAAAGTAAAAAGATGACCGATCTTGGGATTAAAACATTAAAGCTTTTTCAGTCATTTAATTATCCTGAAATTTCCCGCAAGATAATTTACTCGGCGTTGTCTGACCTGAATGAATATGCTTTCTATGGCGGAGAAATCAAGACCACGAGCGGTGAGAATTTTAAAGCAAAAGATTATAAAAAATATATTTACGAAGAAATTCTGCCATATAATCGTGCGAAATTTGGAACGCTCAAGGGCAAAGAAATGATGGTTGGCGCAATTGCCCGGATTAATCTCAACAAGAAACAATTGGAAAAAGAAATTGGAAGTTTGAAGGAACTTGGTGTAGGTGAAGAGCTGTCCGATAATCCATTCGGTAACATAATTGCCCAAGCAATTGAAAACTATTATTTTATCGTAAAATCAGAAGCGATAATTGAAAAATTAATTAAAGAGGGTATTTCCGAAGAGTCAATAGTTGAACCAAAAAAAATTGATGAAGGAGTTGCTGCTTGCGAAGCACCGCGTGGAACGCTGTTTCACTACTACAAATTTGACAAAGAAGGTATGCTTGAAAAGTGTGATATTGTTACGCCAACCGTACAAAATCTGCCAGCATTGGAATATGACATGAAAAAACTCGGCCCCTTTCTCAAGGACTTGGACGAAACAGAGAGAACAGAAATGATTGAGATGCTTATTCGTTCATATGACCCATGCATCACTTGCGCCACACATTAATACAGAAATGAATAGCCCCAAAGGGGACCGTTCGGGTCGAATCTGAACCAATAGCAAATATACGAATTATTAGTAAATTAACCATCAGTATATTAGCAATCGATTTATGAATGCAATCATTGAAATCAAAAAACTGACAAAATATTATGGCAAAACCCTCGGGATTAAAAGCCTTGATTTGGATGTAATTGAAGGAGAAATATTTGGTTTTATCGGGCCAAATGGCGCTGGCAAATCTACAACGATCAGGCTTTTGCTAGATTTAATTCGGCCAACAGCGGGAAGTGCAAAAATTTTTGGCAAAGATATCCACCGCCATAGTGTGGAGCTTAAACAAGATATCGGCTATTTGCCAGGAGAAATATTTTTGCCGGAAAATCTCACCGGTAAAAGCTGTATTAATTATTTTAAATCCTTCAAGGAAACAATTGATGACAGATATCTTAAAGATTTAAAATCTCGTTTTGAATTTGATGATAAGAAAAAGATTTCCCAGTATTCCAAAGGCAATAAGCAAAAATTAGCAATAATTTTAGCCCTGATGCACAAGCCGAAACTCCTAATTCTAGACGAACCGACAAGCGGGCTCGACCCCTTAAACCAGCAAGAATTTTACAAGGTTATCACCGAAACAAAGGAGTGGAGAACAACAACTTTTTTCTCAACTCATATTTTGGATGAGGCTGAATTTCTTTGCGATCGAGTCGGAATCATTAAGGATGGCCGTCTGCTCCAGATTGAAGACATCGACAAATTTAAAGAAAAAAATATTCGTGAAATAAATCTGGAAACCACCGCAGATATTCCTCTTTCGGCCTTGAAAATTGATGGCGTCGAAAAGACGGAAAAAACTGATCATGGCTATCGCCTAATCACCAAGGGCCATAACGGCGAATTGATAAAAATCATTTCGAAATTTGCAATCGATGACATTAAAATATCCGAACCATCGCTTGAAGAAATATTTATGCATTTTTACGAAAAATAACTAATAGCTAGAAACTAAAATGTAAAATCTAAGGATGGGTCGTTAAATAATTGTTTTGATAAAATATGGTTTTAAGTTTTAACATTTAAGTTATTACATGGATAATATGATCGCAATAATGTACAGAAAATTTATTGACCAAGCGATTTCACTTCTATATTATTTTGGCGGCCTACTCGCCTACTCCTGGATGATGATCGCCATGTTTCCAACAATGAAGACGGCAGATCTGGCCGGTATTTACAACCAATTTCCCAAAGAATTTCTAAAGTTTTTTGGCGCCAACGGGATTGAAAGCATGGGAACGGTAGAAGGTTTTTTATCTATAGAATTTCTTTCGCTGTTTTTTATACTAATTATCGCTTTTTATATCGGCTCGTCCGCCGGATCAACCATAGCTGGCGCAATCGAAAAAAGGACAATGGATTTTCAGCTATCACAGCCAATTTCTCGGGCTAAGCTTTTACTCAGTGAGACAATCGTCGGGCTCCTCAACACTGCACTTTTGGTATTTGCCACTTCAGGCAGTATCTATATTCTTGCAAAGGCATACGATGTTTCAATGAGCACTCGGGGAATCTTCGTTTTTGCTTTTGTGGCGATAATATTCTTATGGGCATTTTACGGGTTAGCAGTTTTGATTTCTTCCATCTTGCGCAGCAAAATCACCGTTGCCTCGATAACGGTATCTATTATCATGGGCTTGTATATATTGAATGCTCTTTCGAAAATCGTGGATAAACTGGCAAAGATCGAAAAATACACATTGTTTAATATGTATAATCCACAAAAACTTTTGACCGATCACATCATAAACTGGCACCAGATCGAATTCTTGCTTTTAGTTCTTGTGGTTGGAATAATTAGTTCAATATTGATATTTAATAATAAAGATATCTAGCTATTTGGTTAACGAGATCGGCGATTCGTATAAAATTTATCCGTTCGCCATATTTTATGGTTTCCTAGAAACGAAAACTAATCCGATCGGGTAGGTTTTTGGAAACTTAGGTTGTTTTTCAAGAAGTTCGGCGGTTACTTCCGGCTCTAACATTTTTTCAACCACAAACCCCGCTTTAATCAAAGAATTAAAATAATCAGAAATCGGCCGTTGATAATGTTCAATCTCGTAAACCTTTTGGTATTTTTGAGCAACATCAACATCCCGAATCTTACTGTTGTCCATTGTAAATTTCGAGTATCCCCTACTAAAATACCCTTTCGATCCCCGAATGGTCCTCTCTTTCCCGTCGGCTTGTCCCCGCAAATAGGTAACGAGATCCCATACAGGGTGAGTGATTGCAAACAAAAACCGTCCTCCGTTTTTCAAGGTTTTAAAAGCCTGGGACGTAACAAAGTCAATCTCTTCGAGTTCGTTCAGCAAGAAACCTGAAAAAATTACATCTACGGAATTCGGTTTTATTTTCCAGGGTTTGGTAACATCTTGTTCAATAAATTCGGCTATATTGGTCTGAACTCTTTTTCTCGCAAAATCCAAATTATGGGGAGATATGTCGATTAGAATTAGTCGATCTGGGTTCTGACCCTCAATTTGCGAACTGAAATAACCGTTGCCGCACCCCAAATCAACCACCGTCTTCCCGTTTAACGTTCCAATCTCAGATAATAATTGCGGGTTGAGCACATATTGTTTGTAGACCCCGCCATTATCTCCGGTCGCTTCGTTCCAAAAACTCGCAAATTCAGGATCTAAATATGCAGAAATCGCATTATTCTGTGTCATGGTGGTCCATTTCTTTATGGGTTTTTATAAATTTTAAGTTCTCTTTTGCTTCGGTTTCGGAGATTTTTGAAAGTGCCCTGCCGTCGTGCATCAAAATCCAATCCCCGACTTTAGGATTTTGAACTAGAGAAATATCGGCCTTGTATTCTTCACCCTCATAATCAAAAAGGGCAATTGCCCCTTTGATTTCTTTGATTTTTCCAGGTATTGCTAAACACATGGTCACTACACTCCAAATCAAAAATCAAAATTTAAAAATCAAAAAATTGGAATTATTTATTTTGAATTTGTTACCCGCTCCACCATATCCACAAGCCTCTCTGAGTATCCCCACTCGTTGTCATACCAGGCAATTATTTTAACAAGATCTCCACCGATCACGCATGTTAATGGTAGGTCGACTATCGATGAATATGGATTTTGTTTAAGGTCGCTTGATACCAGCGGCTCTTCTGAAACCTGAATTATTCCTTTGTGGCTGCCATCTGCAGCCTTTTTAAGTGCTTCATTAATATCATCGACTGAAACTTTTTTGGAAAGAACCGCAACGATATCAGAGAGCGAAACCACCGGGGATGGAACACGGATCGATAAGCCGTCAAATTTATTCTTAAGCTTGGGTATTGTCAAAGTCGCTGCTATTGCCGCACCTGTCGTAGTCGGAACAATATTTTGGGCTGCAGCGCGAGCCCGGCGCAGGTCTTTATGCGGACCGTCAACCAAATTTTGGTCAGCCGTATAGGAATGAATCGTTGTCATCATTGATTTTTCAACGCCAAATTCATCCTCAATCACCTTCATCACCGGCGCGATACAATTGGTTGTACAGGAAGCATTTGAGACAATACTCTCGTCATCGTATTTATCAGCATTAGCGCCGATCACGAAAGTCGGAACCGAATCATCCTTTGCCGGCGCGGACAAAACAACTTTTTTGGCGCCGGCTTCCAAATGGGCTTTTGCCAAATCATTAGTCAAAAATATACCGGTCGACTCGATGACAACATCGATATCAAGTACTTTCCATGGCAAAGCTCCCGGATTTTTCTCCGAAAGGTAATGGATTTTCTTGTTATTGACGATAATCTCATTATCAGAAAAGCCAACTTCCCGGTCGTAAATACCGTAGCATGTGTCGTATTTTAAAAGATGGGCTTGGGTTTCTGCCGGGCACAGGTCATTTAAAGCGACAAGCTCAACATTCGGCCGGTCCAAAATTATCTTCGCCGCCGCCCGGCCGATCCGTCCAAAGCCATTAATTGCTACTCGCAGCATCCACCTCCTTCGGGATAACAACGTCACCTTTAAAACTTTTATTTGCTGCCCAAATGCGGCAGATTTCGACAAATACACTTGCTCTAAGGCTGGCACTGCCAACCAAGACTCCATCAATCAACGGCGATTTAGCAAAATTTAATATTTTTTCATGGTCTATGCTGCCACCATACAAAATTGGGCTTTCTCGGAATATCACTTCGCGAAGTTTGGCCACTGCTTTTTCTGCATGTTCGACCGGTGCGGCATTGTGATTGCCAATTGCCCATACGGGCTCGTAAGCCACAACAATATCCTTGTATTTGTTTTTTGGAACATGAGTCAAGGCCTCTTCAAGCTGGTCGGCAGCATCGGACAGGGGGGCGCTTTTCGTTTTCTCGCCAACACAAATGATTGGAGACAATCCGTGTTTTAAGGCTGCTAACACTTTTTCATTAACATCAAAATCTGTCTCGCCAAAATGAGCCCGGCGTTCCGAATGTCCGACAATTACGTATTTGCAAACATCGCGAATCATAATCGGCGAGATTTCACCGGTGTAAGGACCCTCATCTTCATAAAACATATTTTGGGCCCCTAGGTTAACCTTTCCGTCTCTTTTCAAAATTTCTGATAGTTCAGAAAGCCAGATCACTGGCGGGCAGACCACGACCTCGACTCCATCAAGACTGGCAACAGAGTTTCTGATTGAGGTCGCTAAAATATACGCATCAGATGCCCGCGTATACATCTTCCAGTTCGCAACAACCATCGGCCGTCTCATATTCCCTCGCTTTAAGAACTTATTTCACTCTTACATTATTATATAGCTTAATAATCATCTTTGCCAATTTAGTATTATCGTGGTACAAAGGCTTTTTTTCATCAACCAAATCCGCTCTAGAGATTTTCACTCCAGATATTTTCTCGTTTTCTGTTGTGATATTATAGACTTCACCAAGTTTTGATGATTGTTTTGACTTCTTTATTACATGGCTATTTACTAAGCAATAATCAAAAATTTTGCCTGGGGCATGTTTTTTTATTGCTGCAATGTGATCAGAGACAGAGTAATTTTCTGTCTCTCCTCTCTCGGTTGAAATGTTTGCAATATATATTTTCAGCGCTATTTTGTTAGATAATATGGCTTTTTTAATTCCAGGTATCAACAGGTTTGGAATTACACTAGTATACAAACTCCCTGGTCCCAAAAGGATCAAATCTGCCTCATTAATCGCCTGGACCGCTTTTTCATACGCCCTCACTTTGTCTTTATTTAAAAAGACAATATTAATTTTTTTTCCAGCTTGTGGAATCTTATCTTCCCCCAAAATTTTTTTTCCGCCAGCATACACAGCACCAATTTTAATATTATCCAGTGTGGCTGGTAAAATTTTTCCCGCCGTGCGAAAAATCGTGGAGGTTGCCTCTATTGCCTGTTCGAATGATCCTAGATGCTTAGTTAGGGCTGCAATCCAAATATTTCCAAGCGTATGGTTTGATAAGGATTTATTTTTCCCAGGAAATCGATATTCCAATATTTTGGATAATATTTCTCCATCTTCCGCCAACGCTGAAATACATTTACGGATATCTCCTGGTGGCAAAATATCAAATTCTTTCCTGATTACTCCCGTGGAAGAGCCGTCATCAGTCACAGCCACAATTGCTGAAATGTTATTAGAATATTTTTTAAGCCCGGATAATAAAACGGATAAACCCGTGCCACCACCGATTGCGGCAATTTTAATATCACTTCCAGCAAGAAGACGAGGGTCGTTAGGCTCGTAAACGAGATTTCTCCACCATGTTTTGAAAAAGCTTTCTCTCATTTTATCATCCCTTTAGCATGTAAGTCTCGATAATAAGAAATTGCAAATCTGTGTGCCTCATCACGCAATGCAACAATGTTGTTTTTGATTCCGGGGGTCTTTTCGATATAGCTTTTTACATCATGATTCTGAAAGTGTAGCTCGTCTTTGTCACGCTTTGGCCCCTTTGAAATTGAAATAATCGGGGCATGCAAACCTGATTCCGTAAGGACTTTCAGTGCAGCCTTAAGATGTGTTTCCCCGCCATCAATCACTACCAAATCAGGATCACCCCATTTGTTATTCATTCTGCGCCGTAGAATTTCTGCCATCATCGCGATGTCGTTAGCACCATTCACATTTTTGATTTTAAATTTTCGATATTCTTCCGGCGCTTTTTTACCAGAGATAAATACACTCATCGCGCCGACCGCATAGCTGCCAGAAATATTGGAAATATCGAAACATTCCATTCTTTTGAAATATACTTTGGTGCTATCAAACACATCATCCCGAATTCCCAGCGCCACATCTCGTAAATGGTCAAGGGCAGCAACCTGATTTCGTGTTAACGCTGCAACCTCATATCGCTTCTGCCGACTCAATTCTTTCATTTCTTTGTAAAGGGCTTGCTCAACCTCGGCTTTCTTCCCACGGAGAAAATTTTTAAGATATGTGATGTTTTTGTTATATTGTTTTTTATCTACCCAATCGGCGCAGGGCGCAGTGCAAACACGAATGTCACCATATATACAAGCACGGCATTTCTTGGCCTGCAGATTATATTTCGTTTTTGAACAATCGCGATAAGGAAAGATTTTCCTCAAATATCGCAATGATTTTTTAAGTTCCATTCCATTTGGATAGGGGCCAAATAATCTGCCCGCTTTTTTCTCGCGAGCAAACTCTTCGTGCGGTATATCTTTAATTCTTCTCAATCCAACGCATGGAAATTCTTCTTTTGTGAAATGAATTACAAAAAACGATTTATCATCCTTGAACTGAATATTATATCTTGGCTTAATTTTTTTAATCAGCTCGGCTTCAAGAATTACCGCCTCAATCTCACTTTCGGTTTCTTTGAAAATTATTTTTCTTGCGTTTGAAACCATTAGATCAATTGACGGACCACGGCCAATCTCTTTTAAAAAATATGATTTTATCCTACTTTTTAAATTTTTGGCTTTGCCCACATACAAAATATCCCCGTCGGCATTCTGAAACTGATATACCCCCGGGGATTTTGGCGCGTAAATTATATAATCCTGTAAACTCTTCATTTCAATTGCTTAATATATTTCACAACCTCATCTATTTTTATAATTTTCTTTTCTGTTTTTTTGCGATTTGCTATCTCAACTCCACCGGATTTGAAAGATCGCTCAGAAACAACAATGGTTATCGGACAACCAATCAGATCTGCGTCGGCAAACTTTTCGCCGGCAGTGATTTCTTCTCTATCGTCATACAACACTTCAATTCCAGCGTCAAGAAGCTCCTTGTAAATCTTCTCTGTTTCCTCATTTTTGTTTAAAGAGATTAAATTGACACTGAATGGCGCAATGTTTTTCGGCCAGATGATCCCATAATCATCGTGAAATAATTCTACAGCCGTGCCCAAAAGGCGTGTTAGACCAATGCCGTAACAACCCATTATCATTGCCACTTCTTTACCCTCAGAGTTCAGAACTTTAGCATTCATTTGGGATGAATATTTATTTGAAAGAGGAAAAATATTACCAACTTCAATTGAATTGGCCATAACAATTTTACCATCGCATTTCGGGCATTTATCACCCTCAGATACTTTCGCAATTTCTCTGTTTTGGGCAAAATCACACTTGTTGCAATAAAAGATTGTATCTTCACCGGAAGTCGCCAAAGCTTGAAATTCATGCGAAAATTCTGAGAATACTCCACCGCTAGCCTCGACCAATTTGGTCTCAATTCCACATCGGGAAAAAGCTCTAAAATACGCTTTGATCACTTCTTGATAGTACTTTTCAAAATCTGCTTCATCAATATGAAAGCTATACATATCTTTCATAATAAATTCTCGCCCACGAAGGAGACCTGACTTAGCTCTCGGCTCATTCCTGAACTTGGTTTGTATTTGATAAAGAGATATTGGCAAATCTTTGTATGAAGAAATATGATGCCTCACAATGTCGATGATCTGTTCTTCATGAGTTGCGCCAAGACCGATCTCCTTATTTCTTGAGTCCTTAAACTGATACATCACTTCAGACATCTTACTCCAGCGACCAGTTTCTTCCCATAATTCTCTTGGCTGAAGCACATTCATTAGAAGCTCTTGTCCCTCAACCTTATTCATTTCATCTCGAATAATATTTTCAATTTTAGAATAAACACTGAAACCAAGCGGAAGAAGTGCATACGCCCCCGCCATGTGTTTTTCAACAAAACCACCGCGAGCTAAAAGAGAGGCATTTATCGAATCAGAATCAGCCGGAGTTTCCTTATAAGTTTTGATAAGGCTTTTAGATCTTTTCATTCCCCGCTACTTTCTTATTAAATGTATTATATCACCATACGTGATCAATGCGATTAGAAGAAGCAAAAACACAAAGCCAACCGAGTGAATAATGTTTTCGACATACTCGCGAATTAATCTCCGACGAGCAACCATTTCAATTAAAATAAAAAGTATTCTGCCCCCATCAAGTGCAGGTATGGGCAAGATGTTCAAAATTGCCAGATTAATAGAAAGCAATGCAACAAATTGAAGAAGGGCAAGGATTCCCATTCTTACAAACAAACCGGTATAAGTATAAATTGCGACAGGGCCACCAACTCCTTCGCCAGCTTGTCCTGTAGTAAATAAATTATGCAAGTAATTTCCCAAAAACTCAAACGTAAAAATACCGATACGATATTCTTCGCGAGCCGCAACCCAGGGAGCATCATACAGCGGTACTCTGATTATGCTTCTCTCAATCAGTCCAACTCCCAAAGGTGCATCGGAAGATCCGGACAGAGAAACCTCTTGTTTATTTATCGCCCCATCTCTTTCGTATACTACAGTAACCTTTTGGCCATAATAAGCTTGAGTAAAATTGGTTAGATCTGAGAAACTTCCCACATTTTGAGTGGTGTTGCTAGAATCAATTTCTTTAATTATATCCCCGGCAGCCAAACCAGCAGACTTAGCTGGAGAATTATTTTCGAAATCGGCAATGATTATTTGATTAGATAGTCTTTTGCCAGGGACTTGATCCGAAGGAGAGATAACGGGAGACATGCCCACAGAAAAACCGACAACCAAAAGAACCCATGCCAGTACAATATTCATCAATATTCCAGCAAGAGAGATAATTAACCTTTTATAAGCCGGTTGATTTTCCAGTGCGCGCTTGCTTTTACTCTCCTCCAACTCACCGAGCATTTTTACATAACCGCCGAGAAAAAAGAAGGTATTTATAGTATATGTCGTCTCGCCCTTCTTTATCGAAAAAAGTCTCGGTGGAAAACCAAAAGCAAATTCTTCAACTTTCACTCCGGCTTTTTTTGCAGCGATAAAATGCCCGAATTCATGTGACAGAACAAGAAGCGCCAGAATTATAATAAATGTTACAATGGTCAATATCATCTAATTAGATCTTCATTACTTCAGATTCTTTTTCAGTGATCATTAAATCAACTTCTTTATTTTTCCGCTCTATTAGCTCATTCAGATCTTTTTCTGCTTGATATTTATCATCCTCAGTCGCTTCATTATTTTTAATAAGGCCCTGAACACGCGACCAAGCATCGCCACGAATTGTGCGAAGTGACACCTTGGCTTCTTCTCCGGTTTTTTTAACCTGTTTGGAAAGTTCGATTCTGCGTTCTTCTGTAATTGGTGGCAAACTCAAGCGGACAAACGTTCCATCGTTTACTGGAGTTAGGCCAAGGTCTGCATTTCTGATTGCGGTTTCAATATCTCCAAGAGAATTTCGATCAAAGGGTTTGATTTGAATTAGGCTTGCTTCAGGAACAGAAATGCTAGCCAACTCTTTGAGCGAAGTATTCATGCCATAATACGAAACTAGAATATCTTCAACCAACGAACCTTGCGCTCGGCCCGTGCGAATTTTTGTAAGATCGGATTTCAGGTTTACGATAGATGCTGACATTTTTACATCGGCATCTTTCAAAATATCTGCAATCATCAGCCTCCTTATTAATTCAATAAAATTTTATCACTTTAGTTGCCGAGTTCATAGCGGGTAAATCGTGAGATAACTATATTTTCTCCGATTTTGGCAATCAAATCATTGAGAAGATTTCCAATTGTTTTGTCCGGA belongs to Patescibacteria group bacterium and includes:
- a CDS encoding site-2 protease family protein, with the translated sequence MILTIVTFIIILALLVLSHEFGHFIAAKKAGVKVEEFAFGFPPRLFSIKKGETTYTINTFFFLGGYVKMLGELEESKSKRALENQPAYKRLIISLAGILMNIVLAWVLLVVGFSVGMSPVISPSDQVPGKRLSNQIIIADFENNSPAKSAGLAAGDIIKEIDSSNTTQNVGSFSDLTNFTQAYYGQKVTVVYERDGAINKQEVSLSGSSDAPLGVGLIERSIIRVPLYDAPWVAAREEYRIGIFTFEFLGNYLHNLFTTGQAGEGVGGPVAIYTYTGLFVRMGILALLQFVALLSINLAILNILPIPALDGGRILFILIEMVARRRLIREYVENIIHSVGFVFLLLLIALITYGDIIHLIRK
- the frr gene encoding ribosome recycling factor, which translates into the protein MIADILKDADVKMSASIVNLKSDLTKIRTGRAQGSLVEDILVSYYGMNTSLKELASISVPEASLIQIKPFDRNSLGDIETAIRNADLGLTPVNDGTFVRLSLPPITEERRIELSKQVKKTGEEAKVSLRTIRGDAWSRVQGLIKNNEATEDDKYQAEKDLNELIERKNKEVDLMITEKESEVMKI